DNA sequence from the Methanofollis formosanus genome:
TCACCGTCGAGGATCCGGAGACCGTCGCCCATATGGCTGAAAAACGGAAGGAGAAGGAGCAGGCCATGGCCAAGGTGCTCAGGGGTTACCCCGCGGTCATGACCGCCGGCGATCCCGCGGCCGGGACCGTCCTCCTCTGCTGGGGCTCGACCGCGGGGGTCTGCACCGAAGCGGCCGGCGACCTGGGACTCAGCGTGGTCAGGCCGGTCGTCCTCTCCCCGTTCCCGACCGAACAGTTCGGTGCGGCGCTTGCAGGGGCCGGCCGAATTATCGCCGTCGAGGAGAACCTGGACGGGCAACTCGCCCGACTGGTCAGGGCGGAGGGGCACCGGGTCGACGCCATGGTCGGGAAGTACGACGGACGGCCATTCTTCCTGGAAGACCTGGAGCGGCGGCTGAAGGAGGTGGGGATATGACCTGGATCACCGGTGCGCAGAACACCTGGTGCCCGGGATGCGGCAACTTCGCCGTGCAGCACGCCCTCAAGGACGTCTTCGCCGGTCTCGTCGCCGATGAGGATCAGCGGCCCGAGGAGTTCGTGCTCGTCTCCGGGATCGGGTGCCATGCCAAGATCGCCGACTACCTCGCGGTCAACAGTTTCTATGCCATCCACGGCCGGACCCTTCCAGTGGCGGCCGGGATCAAACTGGCCGACCCCTCCCTGACGGTGGTGGCCTGCGCCGGCGACGGCGACGCCTATGCCGAGGGACTCGGCCACCTCGTCTTTGCGGCCAAGCGGAACACCGACATCACCGCCGTCGTCCACGACAACCGGGTCTACGGTCTCACCACCGGGCAGTACACCCCGACCTCGTACACCGGGTTCAAAGGGCGTTCGACCCCCGCAGGCGTGAAAGAACGTCCTTTCAACCCGGTCGAA
Encoded proteins:
- a CDS encoding thiamine pyrophosphate-dependent enzyme; this encodes MTWITGAQNTWCPGCGNFAVQHALKDVFAGLVADEDQRPEEFVLVSGIGCHAKIADYLAVNSFYAIHGRTLPVAAGIKLADPSLTVVACAGDGDAYAEGLGHLVFAAKRNTDITAVVHDNRVYGLTTGQYTPTSYTGFKGRSTPAGVKERPFNPVELALASGATFVARVYTRRLDHLREVLRRAVLHRGFSFVEVLQVCATYNNLTAAYNNQVYELEGHDTTDLTAALERAREWDYSDGAPIALGVFYEIEREREAWPPMGRLPDHRRREVIREVLEGRR